In Gammaproteobacteria bacterium, the following proteins share a genomic window:
- the cas1 gene encoding CRISPR-associated endonuclease Cas1: protein MTQRDQISLPRPPPPTDSRTPMVPARMVNEWVYCPRLAYLEWVEGEWADSADTVRGSRAHTRVDKGGGRLPSPDALDGEISQVRSVTMSSERLGVIAKMDVLDIRDGVVMPVDFKKGKRPHVATGAYEPERVQVCLQAMILEDNGYGVEQGAIWYVGSRERVRVNLDEELRARTLEAVRDLRGAAQTRTRPAPLENSPKCPRCSLAGICLPDETNLFNRGYPPRPLNPSDDPALPLYVQTPRTRLRKKGERLIVESQDETVEVPMIDVSQVALFGPVSVTTPALHALMRAEIPVSWFSTGGWFLGHTIGTGNGNVAVREAQYRAAFSERRSLSFARDLVNAKVRNSRTMLRRNWRPERGTDDKQDAMAGLKRIARRALHANDAQQLLGFEGEAAAIYFSQFEKMLAPSGAEDFDEFSFATRNRRPPTDPVNAMLSLAYALLARTLTTTISATGLDPYMGLYHRPRHGRPALALDLMEPFRAILADSCVIQAVNNGEVKPNDFVSNGPACSLKPKGRKALIAAFERRLDQVTTHPLFGYRVSMRRMLEVQARLLARHFQGEIVKYPHYLPR, encoded by the coding sequence ATGACACAGCGCGACCAAATCTCCCTTCCCCGTCCACCTCCACCGACCGACTCCCGTACGCCTATGGTGCCGGCGCGCATGGTCAACGAGTGGGTATACTGTCCACGGCTGGCTTATCTGGAATGGGTGGAAGGGGAGTGGGCCGACAGCGCGGACACCGTCCGAGGGAGTCGCGCTCACACCCGCGTGGACAAGGGCGGCGGCCGTCTCCCTTCTCCCGACGCCCTCGACGGTGAAATCTCGCAGGTCCGGTCCGTTACGATGTCGTCGGAACGCCTAGGCGTGATCGCGAAGATGGATGTTCTTGATATCCGCGACGGGGTGGTCATGCCGGTGGACTTCAAGAAGGGCAAGCGCCCCCACGTTGCGACCGGTGCTTACGAGCCCGAACGCGTCCAAGTATGCCTTCAGGCCATGATTCTCGAAGACAACGGATACGGGGTCGAGCAGGGAGCGATCTGGTACGTCGGCTCCCGGGAGCGGGTGCGAGTCAACCTGGACGAGGAACTTCGCGCCAGAACGCTCGAAGCCGTTCGCGACCTGCGCGGCGCGGCGCAGACGCGGACGCGGCCAGCGCCGCTGGAGAACAGTCCCAAGTGCCCGCGATGTTCGTTGGCGGGCATCTGTTTGCCGGACGAGACCAACCTGTTCAACCGCGGCTATCCGCCCCGGCCCCTGAACCCATCGGACGATCCCGCCCTTCCGCTCTACGTCCAAACTCCACGCACGCGGCTACGCAAGAAGGGCGAGCGTCTAATCGTCGAGTCCCAGGACGAGACCGTCGAAGTGCCGATGATCGACGTGTCCCAAGTGGCATTGTTCGGGCCGGTGTCTGTAACTACCCCCGCCCTTCACGCGTTGATGCGGGCGGAGATCCCTGTGTCCTGGTTCTCGACCGGGGGATGGTTCCTCGGGCACACCATCGGGACGGGAAACGGCAACGTTGCCGTCCGCGAAGCCCAGTATAGAGCTGCGTTTAGCGAACGCCGGAGTCTGTCTTTTGCACGCGACCTAGTAAACGCCAAGGTGCGCAATTCCCGCACGATGCTCCGCCGCAACTGGCGTCCCGAACGCGGTACGGACGACAAGCAGGACGCGATGGCGGGACTCAAGCGAATCGCCCGGCGTGCGCTCCATGCGAACGATGCCCAGCAGCTACTCGGTTTCGAGGGAGAGGCGGCGGCGATCTACTTCTCCCAATTCGAGAAGATGCTGGCACCAAGCGGAGCGGAAGACTTCGACGAGTTCTCGTTCGCAACCCGCAACCGCCGTCCTCCCACCGATCCAGTGAACGCCATGCTGTCGCTCGCGTACGCGCTGCTCGCCAGAACGCTGACGACGACGATTTCCGCAACCGGTCTCGATCCTTACATGGGTCTCTATCACCGCCCGCGCCACGGTAGGCCAGCGCTTGCTCTGGACCTCATGGAGCCGTTCCGTGCAATTCTTGCGGATTCCTGTGTCATCCAAGCAGTGAACAATGGTGAGGTGAAGCCGAATGATTTCGTGTCGAACGGACCAGCGTGCTCGCTGAAACCGAAGGGTCGAAAGGCGTTGATTGCGGCTTTCGAGCGCCGACTGGACCAGGTCACCACGCATCCGCTGTTCGGATACCGTGTCTCCATGAGGCGTATGCTGGAGGTCCAAGCCAGACTGCTCGCCCGCCATTTCCAAGGCGAGATCGTGAAGTACCCGCACTATCTCCCCAGGTAG
- a CDS encoding N-6 DNA methylase, with protein sequence MAGPNKKLVAAVEAYFADLRRVRASGGATAERSYYPALEGLLRAVGATLKPKVFCVQELADQGAGHPDLALYTARQVQKGRPRPEQVPERGVVEVKGVGDDAWLTAGSGQVSRYWGRYRLVLVTNLRNFVLVGADAEGSPAKLETFTLAEDAEDFWRNVETPRAFAREVGAGLGEYLARVLSHRAALAEPKDLAWLLASYARDGLARVEAAGNVSSLLAVRSAMEDALGIRFEGERGERFFRSTLIQTLFYGIFSAWVLWSRHEQKKNGPLFEDHYSPRRFRWREEVWHLRAPVLRALFMQLADPGRLKPLGLVEVLDWTSAALDRVDRTAFFSRFNEGEAVPYFYEPFLEAFDPALRKQLGVWYTPTEVVRYMVARVDKALKDDLGIPTGLAAENVYVLDPCCGTGAYLAEVLRRIAGNLGEHGLGALAGAAVRKAATERVFGFEIMPAPFVVAHLQVGLTMQNLGAPLAEDGSERAGVFLTNALTGWEPRTTKPLPFPELEEERDLAESVKQDIPILVILGNPPYNGFAGMAVDEERELSEAYRTTKEVRKPEGQGLNDLYVRFFRMAERRIAEKTGQGVVCFISKYSWLDGLSFTGMRERYLEAFDAIRIDCLNGDKYKTGKVAPDGSPDPSIFSTEGDPVGIQVGTAIATLVRKVDHEPAEGVGFRHLWGQAKPAELTATADEEPDVLYSEVAPLLPLGLPFAETAVSPDWFDWPALPDLFPVSFPGVQTGRDQFLVDTDLDRLRARVGDYFDPALSHGEIARRYPRVMKSTARFDARDVRDALLRRGGPDESGFISFAYRPFDTRWLYWEKDTKLLDEKRADYRPHVFEGNWWLSSAQHLRKGASEPQTWFTRDMGARHLIERGALMFPAWLREDGLGAASGTDRRANLSGKAQRYLDRLSLGVEDLFHHVLATLHDPAYREANEGALRMEWPRIPLPGWPDGESEGAAEALAGSAGAAPRDSRRGIV encoded by the coding sequence ATGGCCGGACCGAACAAGAAGCTGGTTGCCGCCGTGGAGGCGTACTTCGCCGATCTTCGGCGCGTGCGCGCATCGGGCGGCGCGACGGCGGAGCGCTCGTACTATCCGGCGCTGGAGGGCTTGTTGCGCGCGGTCGGAGCCACGCTCAAGCCCAAGGTGTTCTGCGTTCAGGAACTGGCCGATCAGGGAGCCGGGCATCCCGACCTTGCCCTGTACACGGCGAGGCAGGTTCAGAAGGGCCGACCGAGGCCGGAGCAGGTTCCCGAGCGTGGCGTCGTCGAGGTCAAGGGCGTTGGCGACGATGCGTGGTTGACGGCGGGGTCCGGGCAGGTAAGCCGCTATTGGGGCCGTTACCGTCTGGTGCTCGTCACGAATCTACGGAACTTCGTCTTGGTGGGCGCGGACGCGGAGGGCAGCCCCGCCAAGCTCGAAACCTTCACGCTGGCCGAAGATGCCGAGGACTTCTGGCGCAACGTGGAGACACCCCGCGCCTTCGCCCGCGAGGTTGGCGCGGGTCTCGGTGAGTATCTCGCTCGGGTGCTCTCGCACCGGGCCGCCCTGGCCGAGCCGAAGGACTTGGCGTGGCTGCTGGCTTCCTACGCTCGCGACGGCTTGGCCCGAGTCGAGGCGGCGGGGAACGTTTCGTCCCTGCTGGCCGTCCGCTCGGCGATGGAGGATGCGCTCGGCATTCGCTTCGAGGGCGAGCGCGGGGAGCGGTTCTTCCGCTCAACCCTGATCCAGACTCTGTTCTACGGCATCTTCTCCGCATGGGTGCTGTGGTCCCGCCATGAGCAGAAGAAGAACGGACCGCTGTTCGAGGACCATTACAGTCCGCGTCGATTCCGTTGGCGCGAGGAGGTCTGGCACCTGCGGGCTCCGGTGCTGCGAGCCTTGTTCATGCAGTTGGCCGATCCGGGACGGTTGAAGCCACTTGGGCTGGTGGAAGTGCTGGACTGGACATCGGCCGCGCTCGACCGGGTGGACCGGACGGCATTCTTCTCGCGGTTCAACGAGGGCGAGGCGGTGCCCTACTTCTACGAGCCGTTCCTCGAAGCGTTCGACCCGGCGCTCCGCAAACAGTTGGGTGTGTGGTACACGCCGACCGAGGTGGTCCGCTACATGGTGGCCCGCGTGGACAAGGCGCTGAAGGACGATCTCGGGATACCGACCGGCCTCGCGGCCGAGAACGTCTATGTGTTGGACCCGTGCTGCGGAACAGGGGCCTATCTGGCGGAGGTGCTTCGCCGGATCGCAGGCAATCTCGGCGAGCATGGCCTCGGGGCGCTCGCTGGCGCGGCGGTCAGGAAGGCGGCAACCGAGCGGGTGTTCGGGTTCGAGATCATGCCCGCGCCGTTCGTGGTCGCACACTTGCAGGTCGGCCTCACGATGCAGAATCTGGGCGCGCCGCTGGCGGAGGACGGATCGGAGCGCGCCGGGGTGTTTCTCACCAACGCGCTGACCGGCTGGGAGCCGCGCACGACCAAGCCCTTGCCGTTCCCGGAACTTGAGGAGGAGCGCGACCTCGCCGAATCGGTGAAGCAGGACATCCCGATCCTCGTGATCCTCGGCAATCCGCCCTACAACGGGTTCGCGGGCATGGCGGTGGACGAGGAACGCGAACTTTCCGAAGCCTACCGCACGACGAAGGAGGTACGGAAGCCGGAGGGCCAAGGCCTGAACGATCTCTACGTCCGGTTCTTCCGAATGGCTGAGCGGCGCATCGCCGAGAAGACCGGCCAAGGCGTGGTCTGCTTCATCTCGAAATACTCGTGGCTCGACGGGCTGTCCTTCACCGGGATGCGGGAGCGCTACCTCGAAGCGTTCGACGCGATCCGGATCGACTGCCTGAACGGCGACAAGTACAAGACGGGCAAGGTCGCGCCGGACGGCTCGCCGGACCCGAGCATCTTTTCCACAGAAGGCGATCCGGTCGGCATCCAAGTGGGTACTGCCATCGCCACGCTGGTGCGCAAGGTGGACCACGAACCCGCCGAAGGGGTCGGGTTCCGGCACTTGTGGGGACAGGCCAAGCCAGCGGAGTTGACCGCCACGGCCGACGAGGAACCGGACGTGCTGTACTCCGAAGTCGCACCGCTGCTGCCGCTGGGCCTGCCGTTCGCGGAGACTGCGGTGAGTCCCGATTGGTTCGACTGGCCCGCGCTGCCCGACCTGTTCCCGGTCTCGTTTCCGGGCGTGCAAACTGGTCGTGATCAGTTCCTTGTCGACACCGACCTCGACCGCCTCCGGGCGCGTGTCGGCGACTACTTCGATCCGGCCCTGAGTCACGGGGAGATCGCGCGGCGTTATCCGAGGGTCATGAAGTCCACGGCGCGGTTCGATGCCCGAGACGTTCGCGACGCGCTGCTGAGGCGCGGCGGGCCGGACGAGTCCGGGTTCATCAGCTTCGCCTACCGGCCATTCGACACCCGTTGGCTCTACTGGGAGAAGGACACCAAGCTGCTCGACGAGAAGAGGGCCGACTACAGGCCGCACGTGTTCGAGGGGAACTGGTGGCTATCCTCCGCCCAACATCTGCGGAAGGGAGCCAGTGAACCGCAGACTTGGTTCACGCGAGACATGGGGGCTCGGCATCTGATCGAGCGCGGAGCGCTGATGTTTCCGGCGTGGCTCCGCGAGGATGGCTTGGGAGCAGCTTCTGGGACTGACCGTCGTGCCAATCTCTCGGGGAAGGCGCAACGGTATCTCGACCGTCTGAGCCTCGGTGTCGAGGATCTGTTCCACCATGTGCTCGCCACCCTTCACGATCCGGCGTATCGAGAAGCCAACGAGGGGGCGCTGCGCATGGAATGGCCGCGCATTCCGCTGCCCGGCTGGCCGGACGGAGAATCCGAAGGAGCGGCGGAGGCACTCGCTGGATCAGCGGGTGCCGCACCGCGTGATTCACGGCGAGGAATCGTCTAA